In Salmo salar chromosome ssa24, Ssal_v3.1, whole genome shotgun sequence, the following proteins share a genomic window:
- the LOC106585843 gene encoding coiled-coil domain-containing protein 112 isoform X2 has protein sequence MLNTRNRKNGLSDGFRVLEEFDKGLQDDRNTEHMNVQKHLVKIHNGVNTFQMLLTDVKPTPVLIEKLKEIMTEVENSINTFKEDQRQSFEDLLKEERTCSQEISAFEKKIETWSLAVKADPKLPPAPSGKVCLAKALEEDLPPEVTALERFLQQTGGKQGGWDQYDHQSFLKVWTKHNGKPAYRKEALLYLPGKTPEDVEQHEDWYLELLYLQEKKKEAIHRWKAERQQERATRLQHQDELESAARREREAQAETQQRRAEEERREAVARLEGWKRQRRLRLEQEEEQRLTEEILQRRKAKEERRRQLEVKLALEAHIQQKKKEEKLLTMQKEEQEQADMEEKKRLAGYGIKRFQERDFQKLETKVQERQEKEKQELDRQKRLAKLKEKAEAHISRDPSRLCKLTKGWEERTKEIGPTGGGPVLQMFHRAVPSWRQDL, from the exons ATGTTGAATACACGAAACAGGAAGAATGGTCTTTCAGATGGATTTAGAGTATTGGAAGAGTTTGATAAAGGACTTCAGGATGATCGAAATACTGAGC ATATGAATGTGCAAAAGCATCTGGTGAAAATCCATAATGGTGTAAATACATTTCAGATGCTGCTGACTGACGTGAAGCCTACCCCTGTGT TAATTGAGAAACTGAAAGAAATAATGACAGAAGTTGAAAATTCTATCAACACTTTCAAGGAGGATCAACGTCAAAG TTTTGAGGATCTATTGAAAGAGGAAAGAACATGCAGCCAGGAGATAAGTGCTTTTGAAAAGAAGATTGAGACTTGGTCTTTGGCTGTAAAAGCAGACCCAAAGTTGCCCCCTGCTCCGTCAGGCAAGGTGTGTCTGGCTAAAGCCCTAGAGGaggacctcccaccagaggtGACCGCACTAGAGAGGTTCCTACAACAAACTGGAGGGAAGCAGGGGGGCTGGGACCAGTATGACCATCAGAGCTTTCTGAAAGTGTGGACCAAGCACAATGGCAAACCAGCCTATAGGAAAGAGGCTTTGCTCTACCTGCCAGGCAAAACTCCGGAAGACGTTGAACAGCACGAAGATTGGTATCTTGAGCTCCTGTACCTCcaggagaagaagaaagag GCCATTCACCGGTGGAAGGctgagagacagcaggagagggcGACAAGGCTGCAGCACCAAGATGAGCTGGAGAGCGCTgccaggagggagagggaggcccAGGCTGAGACCCAGCAGCGTAgggctgaggaggagaggagggaggcagtgGCTCGCCTGGAGGGGTGGAAAAGGCAGCGCAGGCTGCGcctggagcaggaggaggagcagaggctCACTGAGGAGATCCTGCAGCGGAGAAAAGCCAAGGAGGAGCGCAGGAGACAGCTGGAGGTGAAGCTGGCTCTGGAGGCCCACATTCagcagaagaagaaggaggaaaaACTTCTGACCATGCAGaaggaggaacaggaacaggctgacatggaggagaagaagagactgGCAGGCTACGGCATCAAACGCTTTCAGGAAAGG GACTTCCAGAAGTTGGAGACAAAAgtgcaggagagacaggagaaggaaaagcaggagctggaTAGACAAAAGAGACTGGCTAAGCTGAAGGAGAAG GCAGAGGCTCATATCAGCAGAGACCCTTCCAGGCTCTGCAAACTCACCAAAGGATGGGAGGAACGCACCAAAGAGATTGGACCCACTGGGGGCGGACCTGTATTACAGATGTTTCATAG GGCTGTCCCAAGCTGGAGACAAGACTTATGA
- the LOC106585843 gene encoding coiled-coil domain-containing protein 112 isoform X1: protein MFNYLRHWLKPRFCLSNLRKLTTKNKFFTCLIDFTNSKPWSVSQAFPEVLRCCASGFRNSDHRCGLIKVLKFNMKMASITTTELFDAQLLEGDFITATHHNAQRLEDRVSQQKTEFLRNAQKLRKQNEELEKEKMLNTRNRKNGLSDGFRVLEEFDKGLQDDRNTEHMNVQKHLVKIHNGVNTFQMLLTDVKPTPVLIEKLKEIMTEVENSINTFKEDQRQSFEDLLKEERTCSQEISAFEKKIETWSLAVKADPKLPPAPSGKVCLAKALEEDLPPEVTALERFLQQTGGKQGGWDQYDHQSFLKVWTKHNGKPAYRKEALLYLPGKTPEDVEQHEDWYLELLYLQEKKKEAIHRWKAERQQERATRLQHQDELESAARREREAQAETQQRRAEEERREAVARLEGWKRQRRLRLEQEEEQRLTEEILQRRKAKEERRRQLEVKLALEAHIQQKKKEEKLLTMQKEEQEQADMEEKKRLAGYGIKRFQERDFQKLETKVQERQEKEKQELDRQKRLAKLKEKAEAHISRDPSRLCKLTKGWEERTKEIGPTGGGPVLQMFHRAVPSWRQDL from the exons atgttcaactacttaagacattggctcaaaCCTAGGTTTTGTCTTTCAAATttgagaaaattaacaactaagAACAAATTTTTCACTTGTCTCATTGACTTCACAAACTCCAAACCATGGTCTGTTTcgcaagcgttcccggaagtcttGCGATGTTGTGCCTCTGGGTTTAGGAACTCTGACCACAGATGTGGTCTCATTAaagttttaaaattcaatatgaaAATGGCTTCCATAACAACCACAGAGCTTTTTGATGCACAACTCCTG GAAGGTGACTTCATCACAGCTACTCACCACAATGCACAACGTTTGGAAGATAGAGTTTCCCAACAAAAAACAGAGTTTCTCAGAAATGCACAGAAACTTAGGAAACA GAATGAGGAACTTGAGAAAGAGAAGATGTTGAATACACGAAACAGGAAGAATGGTCTTTCAGATGGATTTAGAGTATTGGAAGAGTTTGATAAAGGACTTCAGGATGATCGAAATACTGAGC ATATGAATGTGCAAAAGCATCTGGTGAAAATCCATAATGGTGTAAATACATTTCAGATGCTGCTGACTGACGTGAAGCCTACCCCTGTGT TAATTGAGAAACTGAAAGAAATAATGACAGAAGTTGAAAATTCTATCAACACTTTCAAGGAGGATCAACGTCAAAG TTTTGAGGATCTATTGAAAGAGGAAAGAACATGCAGCCAGGAGATAAGTGCTTTTGAAAAGAAGATTGAGACTTGGTCTTTGGCTGTAAAAGCAGACCCAAAGTTGCCCCCTGCTCCGTCAGGCAAGGTGTGTCTGGCTAAAGCCCTAGAGGaggacctcccaccagaggtGACCGCACTAGAGAGGTTCCTACAACAAACTGGAGGGAAGCAGGGGGGCTGGGACCAGTATGACCATCAGAGCTTTCTGAAAGTGTGGACCAAGCACAATGGCAAACCAGCCTATAGGAAAGAGGCTTTGCTCTACCTGCCAGGCAAAACTCCGGAAGACGTTGAACAGCACGAAGATTGGTATCTTGAGCTCCTGTACCTCcaggagaagaagaaagag GCCATTCACCGGTGGAAGGctgagagacagcaggagagggcGACAAGGCTGCAGCACCAAGATGAGCTGGAGAGCGCTgccaggagggagagggaggcccAGGCTGAGACCCAGCAGCGTAgggctgaggaggagaggagggaggcagtgGCTCGCCTGGAGGGGTGGAAAAGGCAGCGCAGGCTGCGcctggagcaggaggaggagcagaggctCACTGAGGAGATCCTGCAGCGGAGAAAAGCCAAGGAGGAGCGCAGGAGACAGCTGGAGGTGAAGCTGGCTCTGGAGGCCCACATTCagcagaagaagaaggaggaaaaACTTCTGACCATGCAGaaggaggaacaggaacaggctgacatggaggagaagaagagactgGCAGGCTACGGCATCAAACGCTTTCAGGAAAGG GACTTCCAGAAGTTGGAGACAAAAgtgcaggagagacaggagaaggaaaagcaggagctggaTAGACAAAAGAGACTGGCTAAGCTGAAGGAGAAG GCAGAGGCTCATATCAGCAGAGACCCTTCCAGGCTCTGCAAACTCACCAAAGGATGGGAGGAACGCACCAAAGAGATTGGACCCACTGGGGGCGGACCTGTATTACAGATGTTTCATAG GGCTGTCCCAAGCTGGAGACAAGACTTATGA